The Herbaspirillum sp. RTI4 genome has a segment encoding these proteins:
- the yjgA gene encoding ribosome biogenesis factor YjgA, with protein sequence MPNPNRGSCGFQSNEFEQEYDRPSKSQLKRDMTALQKLGAELVAESRDRVKRVPMPEDVRDAILECQQIKDHEGRRRQMQYVGKKMRTLNEEELAAIQRTLDSWRGLSKADTAAMHALERRREKLLKDDAELTKLLGLYPQLDAQQLRTLIRNARKEQAENKPPKAYREIFQILKQLQAGGKTKRDHDHDGEDDADIDDGMDDGDDEHYKHDGHDEHDGV encoded by the coding sequence ATGCCAAATCCCAATCGCGGATCTTGCGGCTTTCAATCCAACGAATTCGAGCAAGAGTACGACCGCCCTTCCAAATCGCAACTTAAACGCGATATGACCGCGCTCCAGAAACTGGGCGCAGAGCTCGTCGCGGAATCCCGCGACCGCGTCAAACGCGTCCCTATGCCAGAAGATGTGCGCGACGCCATCCTTGAATGCCAGCAAATCAAGGATCACGAAGGCCGCCGCCGGCAAATGCAGTATGTCGGCAAAAAAATGCGCACGCTCAACGAAGAAGAACTCGCCGCTATCCAGCGCACGCTCGATAGCTGGCGCGGCCTGTCGAAAGCCGACACTGCCGCCATGCACGCGCTGGAACGCCGTCGCGAAAAATTGCTGAAAGATGATGCCGAACTGACCAAGCTGCTGGGTCTGTATCCGCAACTCGACGCACAGCAATTGCGCACGCTCATCCGCAACGCCCGCAAGGAACAAGCGGAAAACAAGCCGCCCAAGGCTTACCGCGAAATTTTCCAGATCCTCAAGCAATTGCAGGCTGGCGGCAAAACCAAGCGCGATCACGACCATGACGGCGAAGACGATGCCGACATCGATGACGGCATGGACGACGGTGACGACGAACACTACAAGCACGATGGCCACGACGAGCACGACGGCGTCTGA
- the mog gene encoding molybdopterin adenylyltransferase, with amino-acid sequence MHSGDEVSVDASHDTADTLRIGLVSVSDRASGGVYQDQGIPALQEWLTGALRTPWRAHTRLVPDTRTDIEAALIELVDVVGCHLVLTTGGTGPARRDVTPEATLAVGTREMPGFGEQMRQISLQFVPTAILSRQVAVIREMPAEVSLHAALIMNLPGQPKSIRETLEGLRNADGSVRVPGIFAAVPYCIDLIGGPYSETDDAVCQAFRPKSARRPA; translated from the coding sequence ATGCACAGCGGTGACGAAGTCAGCGTCGATGCCAGCCACGACACGGCCGATACCCTGCGCATCGGTCTGGTCTCGGTTTCCGACCGCGCCTCCGGCGGCGTGTATCAGGATCAGGGCATTCCCGCCTTGCAGGAATGGCTGACAGGCGCGCTGCGCACCCCCTGGCGCGCCCATACCCGACTCGTTCCCGACACCCGCACCGACATCGAAGCCGCGCTGATTGAGCTGGTCGACGTGGTCGGCTGCCATCTGGTACTGACTACCGGCGGCACCGGCCCGGCGCGACGTGACGTGACGCCGGAAGCCACGCTGGCAGTAGGCACCCGCGAAATGCCCGGTTTCGGCGAGCAAATGCGCCAGATCAGCCTGCAATTCGTGCCGACCGCCATCCTGTCGCGTCAGGTCGCGGTGATTCGCGAAATGCCGGCCGAGGTCTCCCTGCATGCCGCACTCATCATGAATCTCCCGGGTCAGCCCAAATCGATACGGGAAACGCTGGAAGGCCTGCGCAACGCCGACGGCAGCGTCCGGGTTCCCGGTATTTTCGCGGCCGTTCCCTACTGCATCGACCTGATCGGCGGCCCGTATAGCGAAACCGATGACGCCGTTTGTCAGGCCTTCCGTCCCAAGTCTGCGCGCCGCCCGGCCTAG
- a CDS encoding carboxylesterase, with amino-acid sequence MTTPLLETIELESAANPTAAVIWLHGLGADGGDFVPIVKELDLDGCAPIRFIFPTAPTMPVTINGGYVMRAWYDIVAPSLVVNEDETGLRASQHAIEQLIAREIARGIPAERIVLAGFSQGCAMTLHTGLRYPHKLAGLLCLSGYLPLRSLIAAERNPANQHTPILMAHGNADGVVAPIRAEQSRDVLTGLGYQIDWRTYPMPHSVCPEEVSDIGHWLQQVLPSAPSAGN; translated from the coding sequence ATGACAACACCTCTGCTGGAAACCATCGAACTTGAAAGTGCCGCCAACCCCACTGCGGCCGTCATCTGGCTGCATGGTCTGGGCGCTGACGGCGGCGACTTCGTCCCCATCGTCAAGGAACTTGATCTGGACGGCTGCGCGCCTATCCGTTTCATTTTTCCTACCGCGCCGACCATGCCGGTCACGATTAACGGCGGCTATGTGATGCGCGCCTGGTACGACATCGTCGCGCCCTCCCTGGTGGTCAATGAAGACGAAACCGGACTGCGCGCCTCGCAACACGCCATCGAACAACTGATTGCCCGCGAAATCGCCCGTGGCATTCCGGCCGAACGCATTGTCCTCGCCGGTTTTTCGCAAGGCTGCGCAATGACGCTGCACACCGGACTGCGCTATCCGCACAAACTGGCCGGTCTGCTCTGCCTGTCCGGCTACCTGCCTTTACGCAGCCTGATCGCGGCCGAACGCAACCCCGCCAACCAGCACACGCCTATTTTGATGGCGCATGGCAATGCCGACGGTGTCGTCGCCCCCATCCGCGCAGAACAATCGCGTGATGTGCTGACCGGGCTGGGCTACCAGATCGACTGGCGCACCTATCCGATGCCGCACTCGGTATGCCCGGAGGAAGTGAGCGACATCGGCCACTGGTTGCAACAGGTACTGCCATCGGCCCCCTCCGCAGGAAACTAA
- a CDS encoding heavy metal translocating P-type ATPase codes for MPATAAAPNTARSTEALHDITLQIEGMSCASCVARVEKALAKVPGVYTASVNLATEKATLSVNAEADTGPSTAILLAAVQAAGYHAQLLEPDAPPLAPEAITSLPVWWPVALSALLSAPLLLPMLLLPFGVAWQLPPFWQWLLATPVQFWLGARFYRGGWAAIKARSGNMDLLIALGTSAAYGLSLYEWWLPQAAGSMTTMTTAMGKGLMHAAPLYFEASATVITLVLLGKWLESRAKRQTTEALRALNALRPAHATVRRNGTDRQVPLSALVVGDLVLVLPGERIPVDGAVKEGSSHVDESLLTGESLPVVKDPGSRVSAGAMNGEGSLLIATAAIGAETMLAHIIRMVEQAQAVKAPVQRLVDRVSAVFVPIVLLIAVATLLGWGLLGGDWPQALLHAVAVLVIACPCALGLATPTAIMAGTGVAARHGILVKDAEALENAHRIDTVAFDKTGTLTEGRPQLSALHASNGDKTALLNAAAALQRYSTHPLAQAVLDAARDATRDTASDVANDATRHAAIHTTADSAPTQALPTSNSTNTSAQEASSTGGQTVAGRGVQGEWQGRTYFLGSARWMQELGADCASLQAQADILETQGNTLSWLARKNAEGSVETVGWLAFSDTVKSGAAAAVAQLQALGISTVMYTGDNAGSAAKIATALGINSYRSGMLPDDKANAISALRAEGKVVGMVGDGINDAPALAAADIGIAMASGTDVAMQAAGITLMRGDPGLVADAIDISRRTYGKIRQNLFWAFIYNLVGIPLAVSGLLNPMIAGAAMALSSVSVVSNALLLRRWRPASKRKEKQ; via the coding sequence ATGCCTGCCACCGCTGCCGCCCCCAACACGGCAAGATCAACCGAGGCGCTACACGACATCACCTTGCAAATTGAAGGTATGTCCTGCGCCTCCTGCGTTGCCCGCGTTGAAAAAGCGCTCGCCAAAGTCCCCGGCGTCTATACCGCCTCGGTCAATCTGGCCACCGAAAAAGCCACGCTGAGCGTCAACGCCGAAGCCGATACCGGCCCCAGCACGGCCATACTGCTGGCGGCCGTCCAGGCCGCCGGCTATCACGCCCAGCTACTCGAACCGGATGCGCCACCGCTCGCACCGGAAGCGATCACCAGCCTGCCGGTATGGTGGCCGGTCGCGCTCAGCGCTTTGCTCAGTGCGCCCCTGCTGCTGCCGATGTTGCTGCTGCCCTTCGGTGTCGCCTGGCAATTACCGCCGTTCTGGCAATGGCTGCTGGCAACGCCGGTGCAATTCTGGCTGGGCGCGCGCTTTTATCGCGGCGGCTGGGCAGCAATTAAAGCGCGTAGCGGCAATATGGATTTGCTGATCGCACTCGGTACCAGCGCCGCTTACGGCTTGTCGCTCTACGAATGGTGGCTACCGCAAGCGGCCGGATCGATGACAACGATGACGACAGCGATGGGTAAGGGACTGATGCACGCCGCGCCGCTGTATTTCGAAGCCTCCGCCACCGTCATCACTCTGGTACTGCTGGGAAAATGGCTGGAAAGCCGCGCCAAACGACAAACCACCGAGGCCTTGCGTGCGCTCAATGCGCTGCGTCCCGCACACGCTACCGTGCGTCGTAACGGCACCGACCGCCAAGTGCCACTGTCAGCGCTGGTGGTAGGCGATCTGGTTCTGGTACTGCCGGGCGAACGCATCCCGGTCGATGGCGCAGTCAAGGAAGGCAGCAGCCATGTCGACGAATCGCTATTGACCGGCGAAAGCCTGCCGGTGGTCAAAGACCCCGGTTCACGCGTGAGCGCCGGGGCCATGAATGGCGAAGGGAGTCTGCTGATCGCCACGGCGGCTATCGGTGCCGAAACCATGCTGGCGCACATCATTCGCATGGTCGAACAGGCGCAGGCCGTCAAAGCGCCGGTACAGCGGCTGGTCGACCGTGTCAGCGCCGTCTTCGTGCCGATCGTGCTGCTGATCGCCGTTGCCACGCTACTCGGCTGGGGTCTGCTCGGCGGCGACTGGCCGCAGGCGCTGTTGCACGCCGTCGCCGTGCTGGTCATCGCCTGTCCCTGCGCGCTGGGTCTGGCGACGCCGACGGCGATCATGGCCGGTACCGGCGTGGCAGCGCGGCACGGCATTCTGGTCAAGGATGCCGAGGCGCTGGAAAACGCGCACAGAATAGATACCGTGGCCTTCGACAAAACCGGCACGCTGACAGAAGGCCGGCCGCAGCTTAGCGCCTTGCATGCGTCCAATGGCGACAAAACAGCCCTGCTCAATGCCGCCGCCGCGCTGCAACGCTATAGCACCCATCCGCTGGCGCAGGCAGTGCTGGACGCGGCGCGGGATGCAACGCGGGATACCGCAAGTGATGTAGCAAATGATGCAACACGCCATGCGGCAATCCATACGACTGCGGATTCGGCACCAACGCAAGCATTGCCAACCTCAAATTCAACCAACACCAGCGCACAGGAAGCCTCGTCGACCGGCGGGCAGACTGTGGCGGGACGCGGCGTGCAAGGCGAGTGGCAGGGGCGCACTTACTTTCTGGGCAGTGCGCGCTGGATGCAGGAACTGGGCGCCGATTGCGCGTCCTTGCAAGCGCAGGCAGACATACTGGAAACGCAGGGCAATACCCTGTCCTGGCTGGCACGAAAAAACGCTGAGGGCTCAGTGGAAACGGTTGGCTGGCTCGCTTTCAGCGATACCGTCAAATCAGGAGCGGCGGCGGCGGTAGCGCAACTACAGGCATTGGGAATCAGCACCGTCATGTACACCGGCGACAATGCAGGTAGCGCAGCCAAAATCGCCACAGCGCTGGGCATCAACAGTTACCGGTCGGGAATGCTGCCCGACGATAAGGCTAATGCCATCAGCGCTTTGCGCGCCGAAGGGAAAGTCGTTGGTATGGTCGGTGATGGCATTAACGATGCCCCGGCACTCGCGGCGGCCGATATCGGCATCGCCATGGCCAGCGGCACTGATGTGGCCATGCAGGCAGCCGGCATCACGCTCATGCGCGGCGATCCGGGTCTGGTGGCGGATGCGATTGATATCTCGCGACGCACTTACGGAAAAATCCGGCAAAACCTGTTCTGGGCGTTTATCTACAATCTGGTGGGCATACCACTGGCGGTTTCCGGCCTGCTCAATCCGATGATTGCCGGTGCGGCCATGGCTCTGAGCAGCGTCAGCGTCGTGAGCAATGCCTTGCTGCTGCGCCGCTGGCGGCCTGCTTCGAAGAGGAAAGAAAAGCAATAA